From a single Terriglobia bacterium genomic region:
- a CDS encoding bifunctional riboflavin kinase/FAD synthetase: MRIFRSLEEVPADFGPTILSVGNFDGIHCGHLSVLKEVMERARQNHSKAMAVTFEPHPFRILRPDMTPRLITPLAKKEALLAQTGLDALLEIPFTRDFSMTTPEEFARDILAGKLRAKEVHEGDNFHFGHNAEGNTASLKDLGKQFGFDVRVYPVMMVRGIPVSSSQIRRLLVEGKVSMARRLLGRVFSITGAPGRGRGYGHKYTVPTINLSRYDDLVPCDGVYFTRTRVDNETFNSVTNVGLRPTFGDESFAIETHLLDFHPLEVTAQTEVEISFLKWRRPEIKFPSIGALKAQIGEDVRRAQRYFGLVDTVATPKRSEGPLSSPRL; the protein is encoded by the coding sequence ATGAGAATTTTCCGCTCGCTGGAAGAAGTGCCCGCAGATTTTGGACCAACAATCCTGAGCGTAGGAAATTTTGATGGGATCCATTGCGGGCACCTGAGCGTGCTGAAAGAAGTAATGGAGCGCGCCCGCCAGAACCACAGCAAGGCCATGGCGGTGACGTTTGAGCCGCATCCATTCCGCATTCTGCGTCCGGACATGACGCCGCGACTGATTACGCCGCTGGCAAAGAAAGAAGCGCTGCTGGCGCAGACCGGACTGGACGCGCTGCTGGAAATTCCCTTTACCCGCGATTTCTCCATGACCACGCCGGAAGAGTTTGCGCGCGATATTCTTGCCGGCAAATTGCGCGCTAAGGAAGTGCATGAAGGCGATAATTTTCACTTTGGCCATAACGCCGAGGGGAATACCGCAAGCCTGAAAGATCTGGGCAAACAGTTTGGCTTTGACGTGCGCGTCTATCCGGTGATGATGGTGCGCGGGATTCCGGTTTCCAGCAGCCAGATACGCAGACTCCTGGTGGAGGGCAAAGTGAGCATGGCCCGGCGGCTGCTTGGACGTGTTTTTAGCATCACCGGCGCACCGGGACGCGGTCGCGGCTATGGCCACAAATACACCGTCCCGACGATCAACCTGAGCCGCTATGACGATCTGGTACCCTGCGACGGCGTGTATTTCACACGCACCCGCGTGGACAATGAAACATTTAATTCGGTCACCAACGTGGGACTGCGGCCAACGTTTGGCGATGAGTCTTTTGCCATCGAAACCCATTTGCTCGATTTCCATCCGCTGGAGGTTACTGCACAGACGGAGGTAGAAATTTCATTTTTGAAATGGCGAAGGCCAGAGATCAAGTTTCCATCGATTGGAGCGTTGAAGGCGCAGATAGGTGAAGATGTAAGAAGGGCGCAGAGATATTTTGGGTTGGTGGATACTGTTGCTACCCCGAAGCGCAGCGAGGGGCCCCTATCATCGCCAAGACTTTGA